In one Fusarium falciforme chromosome 5, complete sequence genomic region, the following are encoded:
- a CDS encoding Isocitrate dehydrogenase [NADP]: MPAVALASAIPRSLLSSSLRRAAFASSSPIAVRPIRASFGAVQTISPFAVRTMASATPKIKVKNPVVELDGDEMTRIIWQSIKDKFIYPYLDIDLKYYDLGLEYRDETNDQVTIDAAEAIKKYQVGVKCATITPDEARVEEFKLKQMWLSPNGTIRNALGGTVFREPIVIPRIPRLVPGWKKPIIIGRHAFGDQYRAKDAVLPGPGKLSMVYTPEGGEPQEIEVFQFKNGGGVAQTQYNTDESITGFAHASFKLALDKGLPLYMSTKNTILKKYDGRFKDIFQELYDTQYKAEFEAKKIWYEHRLIDDMVAQMIKSSGGYIMALKNYDGDVQSDIVAQGFGSLGLMTSVLITPDGKTFESEAAHGTVTRHYREHQKGNETSTNPIASIFAWTRGLIQRGKLDDQPEVVSFAESLEQACIDTVDVDGIMTKDLALACGKTGREDYVTTTEYLNAVERRMKNIIKEKL, encoded by the exons ATGCCCGCTGTTGCCCTCGCCTCCGCCATCCCGAGGTCTCTTCTATCGTCTTCGCTGCGCCGTGCCGCctttgcttcttcctctccgaTCGCCGTTCGTCCTATCCGCGCTTCCTTCGGTGCCGTCCAGACCATCTCCCCCTTCGCCGTCCGCACAATGGCTTCCGCTACccccaagatcaaggtcaagaaccCCGTCGTCGAgctcgatggcgatgagatgACCCGCATCATCTGGCAGTccatcaaggacaagttCATCTACCCCTACCTCGACATCGACCTCAAGTACTAtgaccttggtcttgagTACCGTGACGAGACCAACGACCAGGTCACCATTGatgccgccgaggccatcaagaagtACCAGGTCGGTGTCAAGTGCGCCACCATCACCCCCGACGAGGCCCGAGTCGAGGAGTTCAAGCTGAAGCAGA TGTGGCTTTCCCCCAACGGAACCATCCGAAATGCCCTCGGTGGTACCGTCTTCCGTGAGCCCATTGTCATCCCCCGCATTCCCCGTCTCGTCCCTGGCTGGAAGAAGCCCATCATCATTGGCCGACACGCCTTCGGTGACCAGTACCGCGCCAAGGATGCTGTCCTGCCCGGCCCTGGCAAGCTCTCCATGGTCTACACCCCCGAGGGTGGTGAGCCCCAGGAGATTGAGGTCTTCCAGTTCAAGAACGGCGGTGGTGTCGCCCAGACCCAGTACAACACCGACGAGTCCATCACTGGCTTCGCCCACGCCTCTTTCAAGCTGGCTCTTGACAAGGGCCTTCCCCTCTACATGAGCACCAAGAACACCATCCTCAAGAAGTACGATGGCCGCTTCAAGGATATCTTCCAGGAGCTCTACGACACCCAGTACAAGGCCGAgttcgaggccaagaagatctGGTATGAGCACCGTCTCATTGACGACATGGTCGCCCAGATGATCAAGAGCTCTGGTGGTTACATCATGGCCCTCAAGA ACTACGACGGTGATGTCCAGTCCGACATTGTCGCTCAGGGCTTCGGCTCCCTTGGTCTCATGACCTCGGTCCTCATCACCCCTGATGGCAAGACCTTCGAGTCCGAGGCTGCCCACGGCACCGTCACTCGCCACTACCGCGAGCACCAGAAGGGCAACGAGACCTCCACCAACCCCATTGCCTCCATCTTCGCCTGGACCCGTGGTCTCATCCAGCGTGGCAAGCTCGACGACCAGCCCGAGGTTGTCTCCTTCGCCGAGAGCCTCGAGCAGGCCTGCATTGACACCGTCGATGTTGATGGTATCATGACCAAggatcttgcccttgcctgCGGCAAGACTGGCCGTGAGGACTAtgtcaccaccaccgagtACCTCAACGCTGTTGAGCGCCGCATGAAGaacatcatcaaggagaagctgtAA